The Flexivirga aerilata sequence GCTCTACCTGGAGAACTCCCAGGGCTTCGAGGCCGAGATCGCGGTGGCCGATCCGCCCGGCCGCACACCCTGACAGCCGCACACTCTGACGGTCCGATTCACGTTTGACGGTCGAATTCGACCGTCAAACGTGAATGCGGCCGTCAGAGTCGGCCGGCGCATCGTCGTCCGCGTCGCCCGCTGCAGCGCCCGCCGTCCGGCTCGCTGTCTGGTCGGCCGCGCCGCGACGGGGGCGGATCAGCACGGCGGCGAGCAGCCCGCCGACCAGTCCGAGCACGCCCGAGATGAGCGCCGTCAGCCGCAGGCCGTCGACCGCGGCCAGGTGGATGGTGTGGTCGGCGGCCTGACGCGCGGCGGCCGGCACCTGTGCGAGCACCCGGCCCGACTGGCCGCCGGCCACGGCGTCACCGGCTCGCGACGCGTCGGGCACGGAGTGGGCCGACAGCACCGAGGTGATGCGCGCGGCGAAGACCGTGCCCAGCGCCGCGATGCCGAGCGCGAAGCCGAGCTGGCGCGCGGTGTTGACCGCGCCCGCCGCCATACCGCCCCGGTGCATCGGCACCGCGGACATCGCGGTCGAGCTGAGCGTCGGCGCCGCGAGCCCGACCCCGATGCCGGCGACCACCAGGCCGGGCACCAGCGCCACCCAGGTCGCGTCCGCGCCGTTGAGCAGCCAGGCGACGAGCAGGCCGCCGACGCCGGTGAGCGCGATGCCGAAGCCGACCGCCATCCAGTTGCGGCCGCCGTGCATCAGCCGGCCCACGCTCGCACTCGTCGCAAAGGACGCCGCCGCAAGCGGCAGGGAGGCCAGCCCGGCCTCCACCGGTGACATGCCGCGCACCGACTGCATCCAGATCGACGCGTAGGTCAGGTAGGCGAAAGCGCCTGCGGTCAGGACAAATCCGGCGATCAGCGAGCCGACGAACGGTCCGTTGCGCAGCAGCCCGAGATCGAACATCGGATGCCGCAACCTGGCCTGCGCGACGACGAAACCGAGCAGTGCGAGCCCGGAGAGCACGAACGATCCGATCACCACAGGGTCACCCCAGCCGTCCTCGTTGGCCCGGATCAGCGCATAGGTCAGCGCGCCCGCGAAGACCGTGAAGGTCGTCATCCCGACGAAGTCGAGCGGGGTGTGGTGGCGTTCGTCGCGCGGGAGCACCACGAAGCAGAGCACGATCGCCGCGATCGCGAAGGGCAGGTTGACGAAGAAGATCCACCGCCACGACAGGTGCTCGGTGAGCAGGCCGCCCGCGATCGGGCCGACCGCGGCGGCGGCGCCGGACACCGCACCCCAGATGCCGTATGCCGTGCCCCGGTCGCGGCCGTGATAGCTGCTGTTGAGCAACGCGAACGTGGTGGCGAACATCGCGGCGGCACCGACTCCCTGCACGCCGCGCGAGACGATCAGCACGGTGTCGCTGCCGGCCAGACCGCTCGCTGCCGACGCGAGCGCGAAGAGGGCGAGACCCACGACATACGTCGCGCGGTGACCCAGCCGGTCGGCCAGCGAGCCGATGCCGAGCAGCAGCGCGGCGAGCACCAGCGCGTAGATGTCGACCACCCATTGCAGGGAGGTGAACGTGGTGTGCAGGCCGGCGGCCATGTCCGGCAGCGCGACGTTCACGATCGTGACGTCGACGAGGAGCATGAGCGTGCCGGTGCAGATCGTGACCAGGGGAAGCCACTTGCGCATGACGGATCACACCTTCAAGAGGGGGAGAAGTAACTGGCTGCATCGGTATGACGATCGGCGACGCTGCGCATCGACATCCGAAGCGAACGCGCCCAGTCTGGCGCTCGGCTATGACAGCTTCCAACCCGCAGGCGGCGAGGCGTAGATTTCCGCCATGACTGCGATGTCATCCGACAGATCCGCCATCGCCGACGATCTCGACACCAGGATCACCCACAGCCTGCAGGTGTCGCCGCGCGTGCCGTTCGCGCTGATCGGCGGCGTGCTGGGCGTGTCGGAGCAGACGGTCGCGCGTCGCTACCGGCGGCTGCGCGAGGCCGGGGCCGTGCGGGTGGTGGGCCTGGTTGATCCGTCCGCGTTCGGCCAGCAGAACTGGAGCCTGCGCCTCGCCTGCCGCCCGGACGCCTCCGAACAGATCGCCAGGGCGCTCGCCCGCCGCGACGACGTGCACTGGGTCGCGCTGCTCTCCGGCGGCACCGAGGTGGTGTGCGTCCTCCGGGCGCGGAGCGCGCAGGAGCGCGACCACCTGTTGTTGCGCCAGCTGCCCCGCACCGCGCAGATCGACTCCATCACCGCGTATGGCGTGCTGCACGTCTTCCGCGGCGGGACGATCCGGGACTGGCGGGTCGGCGGCAGCCTGCTGACCCCCGAGCAGGAGGCGGCGCTGCTCGCGTCGGCCATCGTGCGCGACGGTCGCACCGCGTCGCTCACCCCGGCCGACGAGCCGATGCTGCGCGAGCTGCTGCGGGACGGCCGGGCGACCTATGCCGCGCTGCGCGACACCGTGGCCGACGGCCGGAGCGACGCGCAGCTGCGCCGGCGGATCGAAGAGCTCACCGCCGCCGGGGTGCTGACCTCGACGTCGACGTGGACGACGCACAGTTCGGCCGGCCGGTGCGTGCCTACCTGTCGCTCACGGTCACCCCGGCGCAGCTGCAGGCGGTCGGCGACGCGATGTCCGATCACAACGCCGTGCGCTATGCCGCGGCAGTCACCGGACCGGCGAGCATCGTTGCCAACACTGCGTTTGCGAGCGTGGACGACCTCTACCGGTTCGTCGCCGAGGATCTCGGCCGGCTGGACGGTGTCGCACAGGTGCAGGTGCTGCCGATCAGCAAGGCGATCAAGCAGGGCGGCAGCGTGCGCGAGTAGAGCGGGCAGGCTCAGACGGCGCGGCCGACGAGATGACCCACGCCATACGTGATGGCCATCGCGACCACCCCGCCGAGCACGTTGCGGATGATCGCCGGCCGGCTCGGGGCCTGGCCGAGCCGTGCGCTCACCGCGCCGGTGACGATCAGCGCCACGATGACGGCGGCGAAGCAGATCGGCACCCGCAGGCTGGGGGAGGGCAGCAGGATCGCGACCAGCGGGATGAGCGCGCCGAGCGTGAACGACAGGAACGACGCTCCGGCCGCC is a genomic window containing:
- a CDS encoding DHA2 family efflux MFS transporter permease subunit; its protein translation is MRKWLPLVTICTGTLMLLVDVTIVNVALPDMAAGLHTTFTSLQWVVDIYALVLAALLLGIGSLADRLGHRATYVVGLALFALASAASGLAGSDTVLIVSRGVQGVGAAAMFATTFALLNSSYHGRDRGTAYGIWGAVSGAAAAVGPIAGGLLTEHLSWRWIFFVNLPFAIAAIVLCFVVLPRDERHHTPLDFVGMTTFTVFAGALTYALIRANEDGWGDPVVIGSFVLSGLALLGFVVAQARLRHPMFDLGLLRNGPFVGSLIAGFVLTAGAFAYLTYASIWMQSVRGMSPVEAGLASLPLAAASFATSASVGRLMHGGRNWMAVGFGIALTGVGGLLVAWLLNGADATWVALVPGLVVAGIGVGLAAPTLSSTAMSAVPMHRGGMAAGAVNTARQLGFALGIAALGTVFAARITSVLSAHSVPDASRAGDAVAGGQSGRVLAQVPAAARQAADHTIHLAAVDGLRLTALISGVLGLVGGLLAAVLIRPRRGAADQTASRTAGAAAGDADDDAPADSDGRIHV
- a CDS encoding Lrp/AsnC ligand binding domain-containing protein, producing the protein MDDAQFGRPVRAYLSLTVTPAQLQAVGDAMSDHNAVRYAAAVTGPASIVANTAFASVDDLYRFVAEDLGRLDGVAQVQVLPISKAIKQGGSVRE